The following nucleotide sequence is from Brachyspira suanatina.
GATAGAGGAAGTGAAGCAATATTGTTGGATTTTATTAATTCAATAATGCTTGACTCCAATATGAAGACATTTAGAAGTGTTGAAATACTAACTCCATTTAATTATAAAGAAAATTATGAAGATAAAGAAACAATTACAGATGTAAAATGTATAACTCAAAATGGTTCAGTTGTTATAATAGAGATTCAGCTTCAAGGAAATTCAAGGTTTCCAGAGAGAATACTTTATTATTGGGCTTCTAATTACAGCAAGCTTTTAAAGCAGGGTGAAAAATACGATGCACTAACTCCTGTAATTAGTATTAATCTTCTTAATTTTAATTTAGATGATTCAGAAAATATTCATTCCTGCTATATGATTTATGATACAGGTAATCAAAGATTATTAACTGATCATTTACAAATACACATAATTGAAGTAAAAAAATTTAAATACAATTTATTAAAACCTGATTTAAATTGCTGGCTTAAATTTTTTACTATAAAGGAAGGTGATAATAAGGAGGTTATAATGTCAGAATTAGTAAAAGAAAAGCCTATAATGGAAGAAGTACAAAGAAGATATAATAACTTCATTAAAGATAGATTGATGATGAATGAATATGATAAGAGGCAGGCATATTTATATGGTAATCAAATAATGCTTGAAGAGGAGAGAAGATTAGGTATTGAAGAAGGTAAAAAAGAACAGCAAATATTTATAGCTAGAAACTTTAAAAAATCTGGTATAGA
It contains:
- a CDS encoding Rpn family recombination-promoting nuclease/putative transposase, with translation MDNVKYFNTLNDYFVRYLLSDRGSEAILLDFINSIMLDSNMKTFRSVEILTPFNYKENYEDKETITDVKCITQNGSVVIIEIQLQGNSRFPERILYYWASNYSKLLKQGEKYDALTPVISINLLNFNLDDSENIHSCYMIYDTGNQRLLTDHLQIHIIEVKKFKYNLLKPDLNCWLKFFTIKEGDNKEVIMSELVKEKPIMEEVQRRYNNFIKDRLMMNEYDKRQAYLYGNQIMLEEERRLGIEEGKKEQQIFIARNFKKSGIDIKIISENTGLSIEEIENL